In Maniola jurtina chromosome 2, ilManJurt1.1, whole genome shotgun sequence, the following proteins share a genomic window:
- the LOC123874815 gene encoding uncharacterized protein LOC123874815 — translation MAAFGISSLATFGVAAWPPPGPLPSSFQFHHQGSNFAIFVIFFALCMMEVVVLKIITEEQSREGSSSVTSMWFEMDDE, via the coding sequence atgGCAGCATTCGGTATATCAAGTTTGGCGACGTTTGGGGTCGCAGCGTGGCCTCCCCCGGGTCCATTGCCCAGCTCCTTCCAGTTCCACCACCAAGGGTCCAACTTCGCGATCTTCGTGATATTTTTCGCTCTATGCATGATGGAGGTTGTCGTACTGAAAATCATAACTGAAGAACAGTCGAGGGAAGGTTCTTCGAGTGTGACGTCCATGTGGTTCGAGATGGACGATGAGTGA